From the Chloroflexus aurantiacus J-10-fl genome, one window contains:
- a CDS encoding (Fe-S)-binding protein, with translation MTVTQSSPSSVQPTVPLIGFSAKDKPSSDIINTCVHCGLCLSSCPTYRETGLEMASPRGRIYLMKAVDEGRISLASEVFQEQMSLCLNCRACEAVCPSGVQYGAILEASRAQIEQARAGKAGPPATPGAPEPKLPPRPLWQRALRGAVFGLLFKRMELFRLFSTTMRLYQRSGIQWLARKSGLLKLLGLADTEAMLPPISSHYSVPKGQIFPAEGERRYSVALLTGCIMSTAFAHVHEATIRVLRKNGCEVILPPDQGCCGALHTHGGDLDGGRELARRNIAAFEGLGVDAIIVNAAGCGSTLKEYGHLLHDDPAWRERAERFSAKVKDVHEFLAGIDFNRSALGRLNLTVTYQEPCHLVHAQRISAQPRVLLTAIPGLTLKEMPESSLCCGSAGIYNVTQPEMAMSLGARKIDNALTTGAEIIATANPGCALQLAGELRRRGKDVQVRYIIELLDESYRVFAASA, from the coding sequence GTGACTGTTACCCAATCTTCGCCATCATCGGTGCAGCCGACAGTTCCACTCATCGGCTTTAGCGCCAAAGATAAACCCAGTTCCGACATCATTAATACCTGCGTCCACTGCGGTTTGTGTCTATCGTCGTGTCCTACGTACCGCGAAACCGGGCTGGAAATGGCTTCGCCACGTGGTCGTATTTACCTGATGAAAGCTGTTGATGAAGGGCGCATCAGCCTCGCCAGTGAAGTGTTTCAAGAGCAGATGAGCCTCTGTCTGAATTGCCGGGCGTGCGAGGCAGTCTGCCCGTCGGGGGTGCAGTACGGCGCGATTCTCGAGGCCAGCCGGGCGCAGATCGAGCAGGCGCGAGCCGGCAAAGCCGGGCCGCCGGCCACACCCGGTGCACCTGAACCGAAATTGCCGCCGCGGCCACTCTGGCAGCGTGCCTTGCGCGGTGCCGTCTTCGGGTTACTGTTCAAGCGCATGGAGCTGTTTCGCCTCTTCTCAACCACGATGCGTCTCTACCAGCGCAGTGGCATTCAATGGTTGGCCCGCAAGAGTGGTCTCCTCAAGCTACTTGGTCTGGCCGATACCGAAGCAATGCTGCCCCCGATCAGTTCGCATTACAGCGTACCGAAGGGTCAGATTTTTCCCGCCGAGGGCGAACGTCGCTACAGCGTGGCCCTGCTTACCGGCTGCATTATGAGCACCGCCTTTGCCCACGTGCACGAAGCGACGATTCGAGTATTGCGCAAGAATGGTTGTGAAGTCATTCTGCCACCCGATCAGGGATGCTGCGGTGCGTTGCATACGCACGGTGGTGATCTCGATGGTGGACGCGAGCTGGCCCGGCGCAATATTGCCGCGTTTGAAGGGCTGGGCGTCGATGCGATTATCGTCAACGCTGCCGGTTGTGGTAGCACCCTCAAAGAATATGGGCATCTCTTGCACGACGATCCAGCATGGCGTGAACGTGCTGAACGGTTTAGCGCCAAAGTAAAGGACGTTCACGAATTTCTCGCCGGTATCGACTTCAATCGCAGCGCCTTGGGTCGACTCAACCTCACCGTCACCTACCAGGAGCCGTGCCACCTGGTGCATGCCCAACGAATCAGTGCGCAGCCACGAGTGTTGCTCACGGCAATCCCCGGTTTGACCTTGAAAGAGATGCCGGAGTCGTCATTGTGTTGTGGCAGTGCCGGTATCTACAATGTCACCCAGCCCGAAATGGCAATGAGCCTGGGTGCGCGCAAAATCGACAACGCGCTCACGACCGGTGCCGAGATTATTGCCACCGCCAATCCCGGTTGTGCTCTCCAACTGGCCGGTGAACTGCGCCGTCGGGGTAAAGATGTTCAGGTGCGATATATTATCGAATTGCTTGATGAGTCGTATCGAGTCTTTGCAGCCTCGGCCTGA
- a CDS encoding c-type cytochrome: protein MVYSVRKSILTRLVRLAWLPLCFLLVACHVDMYDQPKYKPNDVSTFFPDGRAMQPPPANTVPLNSYNPDSPLMTGRIEGQLADQLPPEIRLDAALLAHGQSRYNAFCAPCHGLVGDGQGVIAYRGPMTVPSLHQDRLRTVQIGYFFDVITNGVGRMYSYASRIPPEDRWAIAAYVRALQLSQNADVALLTEAELEQVRAGR, encoded by the coding sequence ATGGTGTACTCTGTTCGTAAATCAATCCTGACCCGGCTGGTACGGCTGGCGTGGCTGCCACTCTGCTTTTTGTTGGTGGCGTGTCACGTTGATATGTATGACCAGCCCAAGTACAAGCCAAACGATGTCAGTACCTTCTTTCCTGACGGCCGGGCGATGCAGCCGCCGCCGGCCAATACAGTACCGCTCAACAGTTATAATCCTGATTCGCCCCTGATGACCGGACGGATCGAAGGGCAACTGGCCGATCAGTTGCCACCAGAGATCAGACTTGATGCTGCCCTGCTTGCGCATGGTCAATCACGCTACAATGCCTTCTGCGCTCCGTGCCATGGTCTGGTCGGTGATGGTCAAGGGGTGATTGCCTATCGTGGACCAATGACAGTGCCGAGTCTGCATCAAGATCGATTGCGTACTGTGCAGATAGGCTATTTCTTCGACGTGATCACCAACGGCGTCGGCAGAATGTACAGCTATGCTTCACGTATTCCACCCGAAGATCGTTGGGCTATTGCAGCTTACGTGCGTGCGCTGCAATTAAGCCAGAATGCCGATGTTGCCCTGTTGACTGAGGCTGAGCTAGAGCAAGTAAGAGCCGGCCGCTAG
- a CDS encoding SCO family protein: MKCRTFITLIGWFAILLLAPAVVSAQGGRPNPADNVAFEQRMGEQVPLDAVFIDEQGEQVRLEQFFTSGQPVVLVMSYYECPMLCSFVREGVLAALQQVTLTAGRDFQVINISIDPLETPMMAANVKTLTLQRYARPDAEQGWHFLTGSEEQIRRVADAIGFRYVYDETIDQYAHAAGFVVLTPEGKTARYFFGIEFNASDVRLGIVEASSGKVGSAIDQILLLCYQYNPVTGSYTPAIMTILRIAGVLTVIGIITLIVTLSRSTPGGNLPPPRESVPA; encoded by the coding sequence ATGAAGTGCCGGACGTTCATCACGCTGATTGGCTGGTTCGCCATCTTGTTGCTGGCACCCGCAGTGGTGTCAGCGCAAGGTGGCCGCCCAAATCCGGCTGATAATGTCGCTTTCGAGCAGCGCATGGGCGAACAGGTGCCGCTCGATGCCGTCTTTATCGATGAGCAAGGGGAGCAGGTTCGCCTGGAGCAGTTCTTCACTTCCGGCCAGCCGGTTGTGCTGGTGATGAGTTACTACGAGTGCCCCATGCTCTGTTCGTTTGTGCGCGAAGGGGTGCTGGCGGCACTGCAACAGGTGACGCTTACCGCTGGACGTGATTTTCAGGTGATCAATATCAGTATTGATCCACTTGAGACGCCAATGATGGCGGCCAATGTGAAAACGTTGACTTTGCAACGCTATGCCCGGCCCGATGCCGAACAGGGATGGCATTTTCTGACCGGTAGTGAGGAGCAGATCCGGCGTGTTGCTGATGCCATTGGTTTCAGGTATGTCTATGACGAAACCATCGATCAGTACGCGCACGCGGCCGGATTCGTTGTGCTGACCCCAGAAGGTAAAACGGCTCGTTACTTCTTTGGGATTGAGTTTAATGCCTCTGATGTGCGGCTTGGGATTGTTGAGGCATCGTCTGGTAAGGTCGGTAGTGCGATTGATCAGATTTTGCTACTGTGCTACCAGTACAATCCGGTTACCGGTAGTTATACTCCGGCGATTATGACGATCCTACGGATTGCCGGTGTCCTGACGGTGATCGGGATTATTACGCTGATTGTGACGTTGAGTCGTTCAACACCCGGCGGTAATTTGCCGCCACCACGTGAATCGGTGCCGGCTTAG
- a CDS encoding FAD-binding oxidoreductase translates to MTPVVVPDKLVAELRAILGADAVVTAPEALLTYDSDGSMIVSHPPQLVVLPKDAGQVATAVRLAVREGLAVVARGAGTGIAGGAVPLCGGLLISTARMTDITTVDVRSRLAVVQPGVVNADLNAHLAPLGYQFAPDPSSQRASTIGGNIATNAGGPHCLKYGVTSNHVLAVEVVDHTGQRYWTGDGVIDPVGYDLTGLLVGSEGTLGVVTAAIVRLTPLPEAVRVVLALFPTVVAAAAAVSAVIASGSLPTSLEVMDHNAIRAVNSAYSLGLPETTGTTALIIEVDGVQDGLDDQLDQIIAICRDHGAFDLRPARDPATQARVWMARKSVAGAIGRLAPAYYLVDTVVPRTRLPLMMEHVERLRAEYGMEVCNVFHAGDGNLHPLVLYDPRDPDQRQRAHAIAAGVLELSIEHGGVVSGEHGIGLEKCEYLPRFFSPAELQLHATIHQVFNPTGCFNPAKIFPSDTPPADLAAARAMRLQQRDPASVTSAPAPGSCVAPATPDAAAELLRVCHHAGLPVVPTGGCTARSPTAVTVSTQHWRGALVYEPDDLTIKVAAGTTLAELQSLLAPHRQMIPLDVADAQRSLGSLVATAVDGPRRLGYGSFRDWVLALDVIEPDGIPVRLGAQVVKNVTGYDLVKLYVGSAGTLGLITAVALKVFPQPPASATLLAHLSTPTAAWTLIDHLAASRLLPTAVEYLADTQAIVVAMRAEGHPAAVERHMREATALAHRHDVSVTVLRDVEETTFWQQTVARYAPIANGVLLRVGVWPAQCATAIQTIEQCAARHQVAIEITAHALSGIIYIQTIGDFTAIAAFHADLVAAFPHTRILAAPPMFVPQASVWGQPPVALSRMQALKVAIDPHNHMNPAAFWFSDTRV, encoded by the coding sequence GTGACCCCGGTTGTCGTGCCGGATAAACTTGTTGCCGAGTTGCGAGCTATCCTTGGCGCTGATGCGGTAGTGACTGCGCCAGAGGCATTGCTGACCTACGACTCCGACGGCAGCATGATTGTCTCCCATCCGCCACAGCTTGTGGTGCTACCGAAAGATGCTGGCCAGGTCGCAACTGCTGTGCGTCTGGCCGTCCGCGAAGGGTTGGCCGTGGTAGCACGTGGTGCCGGTACGGGTATTGCAGGTGGGGCTGTGCCTCTCTGTGGTGGCCTGCTGATCAGTACCGCTCGCATGACCGACATCACGACCGTTGATGTTCGTTCGCGGCTGGCCGTCGTTCAACCCGGTGTGGTAAACGCCGACTTGAATGCCCATCTTGCCCCCCTTGGCTATCAGTTTGCCCCCGATCCCTCATCGCAGCGTGCCAGTACGATTGGCGGCAATATCGCCACCAACGCCGGTGGCCCACATTGTCTGAAGTATGGGGTAACCAGCAATCACGTACTCGCCGTTGAGGTGGTTGATCATACCGGTCAGCGTTACTGGACGGGTGATGGGGTGATCGATCCGGTCGGGTATGACTTGACCGGTCTGCTTGTCGGAAGTGAAGGAACGCTGGGGGTTGTCACGGCGGCGATTGTGCGGCTAACGCCACTCCCTGAAGCGGTGCGCGTCGTGCTGGCTCTCTTCCCAACAGTTGTTGCTGCGGCGGCAGCAGTGAGCGCCGTGATTGCCTCTGGTTCATTACCCACTTCGCTCGAAGTCATGGATCACAATGCAATTCGGGCAGTGAACAGTGCGTATAGCCTGGGGTTACCTGAAACGACCGGTACAACCGCCCTGATTATTGAGGTCGATGGCGTTCAAGATGGCCTCGATGACCAACTGGATCAGATTATTGCCATCTGTCGCGATCACGGCGCTTTCGACCTCCGTCCGGCTCGTGATCCGGCGACGCAGGCCAGGGTCTGGATGGCGCGCAAATCGGTGGCCGGGGCAATTGGTCGACTGGCGCCAGCCTACTATCTGGTTGATACCGTCGTACCGCGTACCAGATTACCGCTGATGATGGAGCACGTTGAACGTTTACGGGCCGAATACGGTATGGAAGTATGCAACGTCTTCCACGCCGGCGATGGTAATTTGCACCCACTGGTGCTGTACGATCCTCGTGATCCTGATCAGCGTCAGCGCGCACACGCAATTGCTGCCGGAGTCCTCGAGTTGAGTATTGAGCACGGTGGTGTGGTCAGCGGTGAGCATGGGATCGGCCTGGAAAAGTGTGAATACCTGCCCCGTTTCTTCTCGCCGGCTGAATTGCAATTGCACGCCACGATTCATCAGGTCTTTAACCCGACCGGTTGCTTCAACCCGGCTAAAATCTTTCCATCCGATACGCCACCGGCTGATCTGGCCGCGGCTCGGGCGATGCGGCTGCAACAGCGCGACCCGGCGAGTGTGACGTCAGCGCCTGCCCCTGGGTCATGCGTGGCACCAGCAACACCAGATGCTGCTGCCGAATTGCTGCGGGTCTGCCATCACGCCGGCCTTCCCGTTGTGCCAACCGGTGGTTGCACCGCACGATCACCCACCGCCGTGACCGTCTCGACGCAGCACTGGCGTGGTGCGCTCGTCTACGAACCGGACGACCTGACCATCAAAGTTGCTGCCGGTACCACGCTGGCCGAATTGCAGAGCTTACTTGCGCCACATCGTCAGATGATTCCCCTCGATGTGGCCGATGCCCAGCGGAGCTTAGGCAGTCTGGTCGCCACCGCTGTTGATGGGCCACGACGCCTGGGCTATGGCTCGTTCCGTGATTGGGTGTTGGCCCTCGATGTGATTGAACCGGACGGCATACCGGTACGTCTCGGCGCGCAGGTGGTCAAGAACGTGACCGGCTATGATCTGGTGAAGCTCTACGTTGGCAGTGCCGGGACGCTTGGTCTCATCACAGCAGTAGCGCTGAAGGTCTTTCCGCAGCCACCGGCGAGCGCAACCCTGCTTGCCCATCTGTCCACGCCAACCGCTGCCTGGACATTGATCGACCATCTGGCGGCCAGTCGTCTCTTGCCGACAGCCGTTGAATATCTGGCCGATACGCAGGCTATTGTGGTTGCAATGCGTGCCGAGGGTCATCCGGCAGCAGTTGAACGTCACATGCGCGAAGCCACCGCGCTGGCTCACCGGCACGATGTGTCTGTGACTGTACTACGAGATGTTGAGGAGACAACGTTCTGGCAACAGACAGTCGCTCGCTATGCGCCAATCGCCAACGGTGTCTTGCTACGAGTGGGGGTCTGGCCGGCCCAATGTGCAACTGCGATCCAGACTATCGAGCAGTGTGCAGCCCGACATCAGGTGGCGATTGAGATAACAGCGCATGCGTTGTCCGGCATCATCTACATCCAAACGATTGGCGATTTCACCGCAATCGCTGCCTTTCACGCCGACCTGGTCGCTGCCTTTCCACACACGCGCATACTGGCGGCGCCACCGATGTTCGTTCCTCAGGCTTCTGTATGGGGGCAGCCACCAGTAGCCCTCAGCCGCATGCAGGCGCTCAAGGTAGCGATTGATCCGCACAACCACATGAATCCAGCGGCATTCTGGTTTAGCGATACTCGTGTATAA
- a CDS encoding cytochrome c3 family protein has product MSAQIFPRNANAIFLASLFGLVLLVIGIIAAMVGFYLSPWYTDVGVAKAQPVPFSHKHHVSELKIDCRYCHATVEKAATAGFPATETCMSCHSQVWTTSPLLQVVRDSYQTGEPVVWNRIYDLPDFVYFNHSVHVAKGIGCSSCHGRIDQQQLAAKAQPLYMGWCLGCHRAPEDYIRPREEVFNMEWDVNALSLAERQQLVIEYQIPTDGRLTNCFVCHR; this is encoded by the coding sequence ATGTCTGCTCAAATCTTTCCGCGTAATGCAAATGCGATCTTTTTGGCCAGTCTCTTCGGCCTGGTGCTGTTGGTGATCGGAATCATCGCGGCGATGGTCGGCTTCTACCTCTCTCCATGGTATACTGATGTAGGAGTTGCCAAAGCCCAGCCGGTTCCCTTCAGCCACAAACACCACGTTAGCGAACTGAAGATCGATTGTCGCTACTGTCACGCAACCGTCGAAAAGGCTGCCACGGCTGGTTTTCCAGCAACCGAAACCTGTATGTCGTGCCACTCGCAGGTCTGGACAACCAGTCCCTTGCTGCAGGTGGTGCGAGACAGTTATCAGACCGGCGAGCCAGTTGTTTGGAACCGCATCTACGACCTGCCCGATTTTGTCTACTTCAACCACTCGGTACACGTTGCCAAGGGTATTGGTTGTAGCTCGTGCCACGGCCGAATCGATCAACAACAGTTGGCCGCCAAAGCCCAACCGCTGTATATGGGCTGGTGTCTTGGGTGTCACCGGGCACCGGAAGACTACATTCGCCCCCGCGAAGAGGTCTTCAATATGGAGTGGGATGTGAATGCGCTGTCACTGGCCGAACGGCAACAACTGGTGATCGAGTATCAGATTCCTACCGATGGCCGTCTCACCAACTGTTTCGTGTGCCATCGCTAG
- the coxB gene encoding cytochrome c oxidase subunit II: MRDFPLFPDQASTFATQVDQLYFFLVALSLIFAGVLPFVILYLIVRYHRSQKVDRSNPVDSNLKLELTWTIIPLILVMLVFFWGAFLYVQMRTPPARTLDVYVIGKQWMWHVQHPNGKRENNELHVPIGQPVKLIMTSQDVIHSFYIPAFRVKQDVLPGRYTIMWFEATKPGEYHLFCAEYCGTEHSLMIGRVVAMPLADYERWLATPGPVVLPDGSIDTGQPTITANLGDPMAAAGSQLFTSLGCAGCHAMAGGGVGPSMQGLYGATEKMADGSTVTADENYLRESILNPNAKIVAGYPAVMPSYQGQISEDQLNQLIAYIKSLADTGN, translated from the coding sequence ATGCGCGATTTTCCGTTATTTCCCGATCAGGCATCAACCTTTGCAACCCAGGTTGATCAGCTCTACTTTTTTCTGGTGGCCCTGAGCCTCATTTTTGCCGGGGTGTTACCGTTTGTTATTCTCTATCTGATCGTTCGTTATCACCGTAGTCAGAAGGTTGATCGGAGTAATCCGGTTGACTCCAACCTTAAACTAGAGCTGACCTGGACGATAATCCCGTTAATACTGGTCATGCTGGTCTTCTTCTGGGGTGCGTTTTTGTACGTACAGATGCGAACTCCACCGGCGCGCACTCTGGATGTCTATGTGATCGGCAAGCAATGGATGTGGCACGTGCAGCATCCAAACGGTAAGCGCGAGAATAATGAGCTGCACGTTCCAATTGGCCAGCCCGTGAAGCTGATAATGACATCGCAAGATGTGATTCATAGCTTCTACATTCCGGCGTTCCGCGTGAAGCAAGATGTGTTGCCGGGCCGCTACACAATCATGTGGTTCGAGGCGACCAAACCCGGTGAGTATCATCTGTTCTGCGCCGAGTACTGTGGTACTGAACATTCGCTGATGATTGGTCGGGTTGTCGCCATGCCGTTGGCCGATTACGAGCGCTGGCTGGCAACTCCTGGGCCGGTAGTGTTACCTGATGGTTCGATTGATACGGGCCAGCCGACGATAACTGCAAATCTCGGCGATCCAATGGCTGCGGCGGGTAGTCAACTCTTCACAAGCCTGGGTTGTGCCGGCTGCCACGCAATGGCCGGTGGTGGCGTTGGACCGAGCATGCAGGGTTTGTACGGAGCAACAGAGAAAATGGCTGATGGCTCGACAGTCACGGCTGATGAGAACTATCTGCGTGAGTCGATCCTCAATCCGAATGCGAAGATTGTGGCCGGCTATCCTGCGGTTATGCCATCGTATCAGGGGCAGATCAGCGAGGATCAGCTTAACCAATTGATTGCGTATATTAAGTCACTCGCCGACACGGGGAATTAG
- a CDS encoding TAT-variant-translocated molybdopterin oxidoreductase — MSEMNLHPAAPEIEAVRAQLQQARGKQFWRSLDQLVDTPAFRELVAREFPQGASELADPVSRRTFLKLMGASLALAGLSGCTFAIKQPQEQVAPFARAPRDQIPGIPNYYATAVMLDGFALGVTVKSHEGRPTKIEGNPMHPASLGATDAFAQAELLALYDPDRPETVRRSGLLSTWETFVGAITETLQVQRALQGQGLRLLTPTVTSPTLRAQINELLTNFPAARWIQYDPIGRSNTYAGTRLAFGSPYEPRYNFAEADVVLALDADFVSEGPGRVRYARDLMQRRRVRKETAAMSRLYVAEPVFSPTGAIADHRLAVSAGMVGQLAAAIATQLGVTAVVPATGLNEAQQQWVAAVVDDLRRAGNRAVVVVGEAQPPVVHAIAHAINLQLGAVGTTVEYTEPVAQPGDPQDLVTLVNDLRAGSVELLVIIDSNPAFTAPADLGFAEAMRQAKQVVVLNPYEDETAVLATWFIPLTHPLESWSDARAYDGTASIVQPLIRPLYSSRSAHELLAVLNGNIGATDYDIVRSYWQQQTGLEDAAFDDFFKRALSTGVIEGSRFAPVQVALVNGLRLEAPAPSAGLELIFRPDPAIWDGRFANNGWLQELPRPMTKLTWDNAALVSPRTAIRLLNLPFDPASLAAPGRAREQALERLAGENGRMIDVTTPVGTLRLPIWIVPGHADDTITVTLGYGREHGGQVAAGAGFNTYRLRASATPWLISGVSITATNERYLLVSTQDHWTLEGRDVVRAGEFARFKEDPKYIAKEVYTEKYGSPEQKPQYQSLMPGSLPGYDYSVGNQWGMVIDLSACIGCNACVIACQAENNIPIVGKDQVSRGREMHWIRIDRYYAGEDLDNPEAYLMPMTCAHCEQAPCELVCPVAATVHDAEGINNMVYNRCVGTKYCSNNCPFKVRRFNFLQYSDLTSESLKLMRNPDVTVRNRGVMEKCSYCVQRISAARIRAKVEGNRPIRDGEVVTACQQVCPTQAIVFGNINDPNSQVAQIKQQPHNYTVFDELNLKPRTSYLARVRNPSEALDGGSHAG, encoded by the coding sequence ATGAGTGAGATGAACCTTCACCCTGCCGCGCCCGAGATCGAGGCCGTTCGCGCCCAACTACAGCAGGCGCGTGGCAAACAGTTCTGGCGTTCACTCGATCAACTGGTCGATACGCCGGCATTTCGAGAGCTGGTTGCTCGTGAATTTCCGCAAGGAGCGAGTGAACTGGCTGATCCGGTTTCTCGTCGGACATTCCTCAAGTTGATGGGAGCGTCGCTGGCGCTTGCCGGACTCTCTGGCTGTACCTTTGCGATCAAACAGCCGCAAGAGCAGGTTGCGCCCTTTGCTCGTGCACCGCGTGATCAAATTCCCGGCATTCCAAATTACTACGCGACCGCTGTGATGCTCGACGGGTTTGCCCTTGGTGTGACGGTCAAGAGCCACGAGGGGCGTCCAACCAAGATCGAAGGCAACCCAATGCATCCGGCCAGCCTTGGTGCAACCGATGCGTTTGCGCAGGCCGAGTTGCTGGCATTGTACGATCCTGACCGGCCTGAGACGGTGCGCCGTAGTGGTCTGCTCAGTACCTGGGAGACGTTCGTTGGTGCGATTACCGAGACCTTGCAGGTGCAGCGTGCGTTGCAGGGACAGGGTCTGCGGCTATTGACCCCGACGGTCACTTCGCCGACGCTCCGCGCCCAGATCAACGAGCTGCTGACCAATTTCCCGGCGGCGCGCTGGATTCAGTACGATCCGATTGGCCGCAGCAATACCTATGCCGGTACCAGGCTGGCGTTTGGGTCGCCGTATGAGCCGCGCTACAACTTTGCCGAGGCCGATGTGGTGCTGGCGCTAGACGCCGATTTTGTCAGCGAAGGTCCTGGTCGTGTGCGCTACGCTCGCGATCTGATGCAACGACGGCGGGTGCGTAAAGAGACCGCTGCGATGAGTCGGTTGTACGTCGCTGAACCGGTCTTCTCGCCAACCGGTGCGATTGCCGATCACCGCCTGGCAGTATCTGCCGGTATGGTTGGTCAACTGGCAGCCGCTATCGCGACGCAGTTGGGTGTAACCGCAGTGGTGCCGGCGACCGGTTTGAACGAAGCTCAGCAGCAGTGGGTTGCTGCTGTGGTGGACGATCTGCGCCGGGCCGGCAATCGGGCGGTGGTGGTGGTTGGTGAAGCGCAGCCACCAGTTGTGCACGCGATTGCCCACGCCATCAATCTTCAGCTCGGTGCCGTTGGGACGACGGTGGAGTACACCGAGCCGGTAGCCCAGCCGGGTGATCCGCAGGACCTGGTAACTCTGGTCAACGATCTGCGCGCCGGGAGCGTCGAGTTGCTGGTGATTATTGATAGCAACCCTGCCTTCACCGCGCCGGCAGACCTGGGTTTTGCTGAGGCAATGCGCCAGGCTAAACAGGTCGTGGTACTGAATCCCTACGAAGATGAGACAGCAGTGCTGGCGACCTGGTTTATTCCGCTGACCCATCCCCTCGAGTCGTGGTCGGATGCCCGTGCCTACGATGGGACAGCGAGCATCGTTCAGCCGCTGATCCGGCCATTGTACAGTTCGCGCTCGGCACACGAGCTGCTGGCAGTGTTGAATGGTAATATCGGTGCGACCGATTACGATATTGTGCGGTCTTACTGGCAGCAACAGACCGGCCTTGAAGATGCGGCTTTCGACGATTTCTTCAAGCGTGCTTTGAGCACAGGTGTGATCGAAGGCTCTCGCTTTGCCCCTGTGCAGGTTGCGCTGGTGAATGGTCTGCGTCTGGAAGCACCGGCACCTTCAGCAGGGCTTGAGCTGATCTTCCGCCCCGATCCGGCAATTTGGGATGGTCGCTTCGCCAACAATGGCTGGCTGCAAGAGTTGCCACGTCCAATGACGAAGCTGACCTGGGATAATGCAGCGCTCGTCAGTCCACGAACTGCGATTCGTTTGCTCAATCTACCCTTCGATCCGGCCAGTCTGGCTGCGCCGGGGCGGGCGCGTGAGCAGGCGCTGGAACGCCTGGCCGGTGAAAATGGTCGCATGATCGATGTGACAACACCGGTTGGTACGCTGCGACTCCCGATCTGGATTGTGCCGGGCCATGCCGATGACACGATCACGGTAACCCTTGGGTATGGCCGTGAGCATGGTGGTCAGGTGGCTGCCGGTGCCGGCTTCAATACCTATCGTCTACGGGCCAGCGCAACCCCGTGGTTGATCAGTGGTGTAAGCATAACAGCGACCAATGAACGCTACCTGCTGGTCAGCACCCAGGATCACTGGACGCTCGAAGGGCGCGATGTGGTACGTGCCGGTGAATTTGCCCGCTTTAAGGAAGACCCGAAATATATTGCCAAAGAGGTCTACACCGAAAAGTACGGTTCACCTGAGCAGAAGCCACAGTATCAGTCATTGATGCCTGGGTCTCTCCCTGGCTACGACTACAGCGTTGGTAATCAGTGGGGCATGGTCATCGACCTGTCGGCGTGTATCGGCTGCAATGCCTGCGTGATTGCCTGTCAGGCCGAAAACAACATCCCGATTGTCGGTAAGGACCAGGTCTCGCGCGGTCGTGAAATGCACTGGATCAGGATTGATCGCTACTACGCTGGCGAAGACCTCGACAATCCAGAAGCCTACTTGATGCCGATGACCTGTGCGCACTGCGAGCAGGCTCCCTGTGAGCTGGTCTGCCCAGTTGCAGCGACAGTGCACGATGCCGAGGGCATCAACAACATGGTCTACAACCGCTGTGTCGGTACGAAGTACTGCTCGAACAACTGCCCCTTCAAGGTGCGTCGGTTCAACTTCTTGCAGTACAGCGATCTGACCAGTGAAAGCCTGAAGCTGATGCGCAATCCCGACGTGACTGTCCGTAATCGGGGTGTGATGGAGAAGTGCAGTTACTGTGTGCAGCGGATCAGTGCAGCGCGCATCAGGGCGAAGGTCGAAGGTAATCGGCCAATCCGTGATGGCGAGGTTGTCACCGCCTGCCAGCAGGTCTGCCCAACCCAGGCGATTGTTTTCGGTAACATCAACGATCCGAATAGTCAGGTGGCTCAGATCAAGCAGCAGCCACACAACTATACCGTCTTCGATGAGCTGAATCTCAAGCCACGCACGAGCTATCTGGCACGGGTACGTAATCCCAGCGAAGCACTCGATGGTGGGAGTCATGCAGGGTAG